A window from Fusobacterium sp. encodes these proteins:
- a CDS encoding dual specificity protein phosphatase family protein: MEVEGLDNFHKVSENLFRSAQPTREGMKKAEELGIGTVISLRSKQKDIELAENTDLKLIHVSMRAWNPRYEDAVKVMQFLNPDNLSTNEKPILIHCYHGADRTGMMVALYRMVYQNWEREEALSEMLNGGYGYHSMWKDIVTFIKEVDIEQLKKDSQINK, translated from the coding sequence TTGGAAGTAGAAGGACTGGATAATTTTCATAAAGTTTCAGAAAATCTTTTTCGTTCAGCTCAGCCTACAAGAGAGGGGATGAAAAAAGCAGAAGAATTAGGGATTGGAACAGTAATATCTTTACGTTCTAAACAGAAAGATATAGAATTAGCTGAAAATACTGATTTAAAGCTTATACATGTAAGTATGAGAGCATGGAATCCTAGATATGAAGATGCAGTAAAAGTTATGCAGTTTTTAAATCCAGATAATTTATCTACAAATGAAAAACCAATATTAATACATTGCTATCATGGAGCAGATCGAACAGGAATGATGGTTGCTTTGTATCGGATGGTATATCAAAATTGGGAAAGAGAAGAAGCTCTGTCTGAAATGTTAAATGGAGGATATGGATATCATTCAATGTGGAAAGATATAGTTACTTTTATAAAAGAAGTGGATATAGAACAATTAAAAAAAGACAGCCAGATAAATAAATAA
- a CDS encoding pyridoxamine 5'-phosphate oxidase family protein, which translates to MDLLKEFYEIMEKQSDIALATSVNDIPNVRIVSFYFWPDKNILYFSSFKDEVKTKEFEKNNKVSFTTIPRENIKYARTNSGIVKKSDLPMSDFKQVVCEKVPDYKEIIDNFEDKLIIYEISFKEATITINYDEHKITL; encoded by the coding sequence ATGGATTTGCTTAAAGAGTTTTATGAAATAATGGAGAAACAAAGTGATATTGCTTTAGCTACAAGTGTAAATGACATACCAAATGTAAGAATAGTCAGTTTTTATTTCTGGCCAGATAAAAATATTCTATATTTTAGCAGTTTTAAAGACGAAGTCAAAACAAAAGAATTTGAAAAAAATAATAAAGTATCTTTTACAACTATTCCAAGAGAGAATATAAAATATGCACGTACAAATTCTGGAATAGTTAAAAAGAGTGATTTACCTATGTCTGACTTCAAACAGGTCGTTTGTGAAAAAGTCCCTGATTATAAAGAAATAATAGATAATTTTGAGGACAAACTTATCATATATGAAATATCTTTTAAAGAAGCTACTATTACAATAAATTATGATGAACACAAAATAACTCTATAA
- a CDS encoding YafY family protein — MKIDRLLSIVIALLEQNKISASKLAEMFEVTPRTIYRDIEAIQAAGIPIVTYTGINGGISILEKYKIDKKFFTKEDITTLMTGLGSISSSVSNGELNKVLTKLQSLIPEEHIQEIKLKSGQIIIDLTTWSGNKKLQSNLNKIKESLNERKCLIFHYLDGSGKSSKRKVEPYQLLWKEEKWYMNSYCTLRNDFRLFKLARISQLKVLDETFSLRKFDIKDLEMNWIEKRIINIKLLADISLKERILERCEEENITYCGKDKMIVNFPFVDDDFDYEELLSFGNKCECLEPIEVREKLIEMIKNMMEIYN; from the coding sequence TTGAAAATTGATAGACTTCTTTCTATTGTTATAGCCCTTCTTGAACAGAATAAAATAAGTGCGTCTAAATTAGCTGAAATGTTTGAAGTGACTCCGAGGACTATTTACAGAGATATAGAAGCAATACAGGCAGCAGGGATACCCATTGTTACTTATACTGGTATCAACGGAGGTATTAGTATTTTAGAAAAATATAAAATAGATAAAAAATTTTTTACTAAGGAAGATATAACTACTCTTATGACAGGATTAGGAAGTATATCTTCATCAGTTTCCAATGGTGAATTGAATAAAGTTCTTACAAAATTGCAAAGCCTTATTCCAGAAGAGCATATTCAGGAGATAAAGCTGAAATCAGGGCAGATAATAATTGATTTGACTACATGGAGTGGAAATAAAAAACTTCAAAGTAATCTCAATAAGATAAAAGAATCTTTAAATGAAAGAAAATGTCTTATATTTCATTATCTGGATGGAAGTGGAAAGAGTTCAAAAAGAAAGGTAGAACCTTATCAACTTTTGTGGAAAGAGGAAAAATGGTATATGAATAGTTATTGTACTTTAAGAAATGACTTTCGTCTTTTTAAGTTGGCAAGAATTTCCCAATTAAAAGTACTTGATGAAACTTTTTCTTTAAGGAAATTTGATATAAAAGATTTGGAAATGAACTGGATAGAAAAAAGAATAATAAATATAAAACTCCTTGCTGATATTTCTCTAAAAGAAAGAATACTTGAAAGATGTGAAGAAGAGAATATAACATATTGTGGAAAAGATAAAATGATTGTTAATTTCCCATTTGTAGATGATGATTTTGATTATGAAGAGCTTCTTAGTTTTGGAAATAAATGTGAGTGTTTGGAACCAATAGAAGTAAGAGAAAAATTGATAGAGATGATAAAAAATATGATGGAAATATATAATTAA
- a CDS encoding pyridoxamine 5'-phosphate oxidase family protein, translating into MKDVEKTLRNLIEKQGVVYISSIDEEGFPNTKAMLPPRKKEGIKVFYFTTNTSSMRVRQYKINSKACIYFCDRRFFRGIMLKGKIEILEDNLSKKMIWKDGDELYYSKGVTDPDYCVLKFTAESGRFYSNFNSENIIIK; encoded by the coding sequence ATGAAAGATGTAGAAAAAACATTGAGAAATCTCATAGAAAAACAAGGAGTAGTATACATAAGTTCAATAGATGAAGAAGGATTTCCAAATACTAAGGCAATGCTTCCACCAAGAAAAAAAGAAGGAATTAAAGTTTTTTACTTTACAACAAACACTTCTTCTATGCGTGTTAGACAATATAAAATAAATTCTAAAGCATGTATTTATTTTTGTGACAGACGTTTTTTTAGAGGTATTATGTTGAAGGGGAAGATAGAAATACTTGAAGATAATTTAAGTAAAAAAATGATATGGAAAGATGGAGATGAACTGTATTATTCAAAAGGAGTTACTGATCCAGATTATTGTGTATTAAAGTTTACTGCTGAAAGTGGTAGATTTTATAGTAATTTTAATTCAGAAAATATTATAATTAAATAA
- a CDS encoding sigma-54 interaction domain-containing protein, with protein sequence MKKSIGIISKASSIANFYKDILSQVFTDNIDIYTYSIEEKTIKLLHNCDLYLLSATSDDIKKYKWAEDFLPPESKTVKADIVFSKKAIDILKKYPVGTKALIVNQNKHMTMESLSQLTHLGISNIEFFLYYPKMKKVPSVDLAFATGEKELIPSKISNCIDLGCRKLSVNTIYEIALKLDLTFVLKEKEFENYINSLAVKNYSLQKISYNNLTTELKLEAILNSLDSGVIIMDEQNNITMINDVAKNLLQLKFNILGKSIKEVFPWLSITPLPIFTNENSKLIKIENNEISVSIMPLLLKNKFLGNFALLEKFDLSEKKQNALRIQKIKKKSYAKFTFEDIIGTSSAIQSVKDIAIRMAANNCSIILEGDSGAGKEMFAQAIHNASPRRDSAFVAINCAALPETLLESELFGYTEGSFTGAKKGGKIGLFEFANGGTLFLDEIESMSPMMQVKLLRVLQEKEIVKIGATEPIGIDVRIISSTNENILEKISQSKFRKDLYYRLNVIPIRIPSLKERKEDIFSLIKYFQNELNTNFELTDTVKSIFLNYPWLGNVRELRNLIEYFSCLDISKIDYIHLPEPFQNSLIQNHIKVNFKKSSVNNSSHLKFLPQEVAVLQVLENRYSYGKGFGRNGIIKACEDMGCLITEHEVREILKKFQKEKYVRVNKGRSGTYLTEKGNNIIKKLKNLS encoded by the coding sequence ATGAAAAAATCAATAGGCATAATTTCTAAAGCCAGTTCTATTGCTAATTTTTATAAAGATATATTATCTCAGGTTTTCACTGATAATATTGATATTTATACTTACAGTATTGAAGAAAAAACTATAAAACTTCTTCATAACTGTGATTTATATCTTTTATCAGCTACAAGTGATGATATAAAAAAATATAAATGGGCAGAAGATTTTTTACCCCCAGAATCTAAAACTGTTAAGGCTGATATTGTTTTTTCTAAAAAAGCAATTGATATTTTAAAAAAATATCCTGTTGGCACAAAAGCATTAATAGTAAATCAAAATAAGCATATGACAATGGAGAGTTTATCTCAATTAACTCACTTAGGAATATCTAATATTGAATTCTTTTTATATTATCCAAAAATGAAAAAAGTTCCCTCAGTTGATCTTGCTTTTGCAACTGGAGAAAAAGAACTTATTCCCTCTAAAATATCTAATTGCATTGATTTAGGATGTAGAAAATTATCTGTTAATACCATTTATGAAATAGCTCTGAAACTGGATCTCACTTTTGTATTAAAAGAGAAGGAATTTGAAAATTATATTAATTCTTTAGCTGTAAAAAATTATTCTCTTCAAAAAATATCATACAATAACCTTACTACTGAATTAAAATTGGAAGCTATATTAAATTCTCTTGATTCAGGAGTTATTATTATGGATGAACAAAATAATATTACTATGATAAATGATGTAGCAAAAAATCTACTTCAATTAAAATTTAATATCCTAGGTAAATCAATAAAAGAAGTTTTCCCATGGCTTTCAATTACTCCATTGCCTATTTTTACAAATGAAAATTCAAAACTTATTAAAATAGAAAATAATGAAATCAGTGTATCAATAATGCCTCTGCTTTTAAAGAATAAATTTTTAGGTAATTTTGCTTTATTAGAAAAATTCGATTTATCTGAAAAAAAGCAAAATGCACTACGTATACAAAAAATCAAAAAAAAATCCTACGCTAAATTTACATTTGAAGATATCATAGGAACAAGTTCTGCAATTCAATCAGTAAAAGATATAGCCATACGAATGGCTGCAAATAACTGTTCTATAATTCTTGAAGGAGACAGTGGAGCAGGTAAGGAAATGTTTGCTCAAGCTATCCATAATGCTTCTCCCAGAAGAGATTCAGCTTTTGTAGCAATAAATTGTGCTGCTCTTCCTGAAACACTTCTTGAAAGTGAACTTTTTGGATATACTGAAGGTTCTTTTACTGGTGCAAAAAAAGGTGGTAAAATTGGTCTTTTTGAATTTGCAAATGGAGGAACACTTTTTTTAGATGAAATTGAATCAATGAGTCCAATGATGCAAGTAAAATTATTAAGAGTTTTACAAGAAAAAGAAATAGTTAAAATAGGAGCAACAGAACCTATTGGTATAGATGTAAGAATAATTTCATCTACAAATGAAAATATTCTTGAAAAAATTTCTCAATCTAAATTTAGAAAAGATTTATATTATAGACTAAATGTAATTCCTATTAGAATTCCTTCATTAAAAGAAAGAAAAGAAGATATCTTTTCTCTTATTAAATATTTTCAAAATGAATTAAATACAAATTTTGAATTAACTGATACAGTAAAATCAATATTTTTAAATTATCCATGGCTGGGAAATGTCCGAGAATTAAGAAATCTAATTGAATATTTTTCATGTTTGGATATATCTAAAATTGATTATATTCATTTGCCAGAACCATTTCAAAATAGTTTAATTCAAAATCATATAAAAGTAAATTTTAAAAAATCATCAGTTAACAATAGTTCACATTTAAAATTTTTACCTCAAGAAGTTGCTGTTTTACAAGTTTTAGAAAATCGTTACTCCTATGGAAAAGGATTTGGAAGAAATGGAATTATAAAAGCCTGTGAAGATATGGGCTGCCTTATAACTGAGCATGAAGTTAGAGAAATATTGAAAAAATTTCAAAAAGAAAAGTATGTTAGAGTAAATAAAGGAAGAAGTGGTACTTATTTAACTGAAAAAGGAAATAATATTATAAAAAAATTAAAAAATTTGAGTTGA
- a CDS encoding N-acyl-D-amino-acid deacylase family protein yields the protein MYILIKNGLIYDGTLENKPFIGDILIKNNIIEKIDKCITFKAAKIIDAENKLVTPGFIDIHRHCDLAVFKKNFGELELAQGITTIGTGVCGFSFAPYTQNSKNLYDYSVPTHGYPVNDIKYPKLSDYIADLKTINKAVNISTLQGTGSIRVAVKGYKPSAFTESEMKEAQKYINEAISCGVKGFSSGLVYLPEVYNTAEEMKKLFAPCKGKQLIYMPHMRDEASRLVEAVKESIEIAEENEMSLHISHLKALGPDNWGKTLDKAIKLIEEAQEKKGMDITVDFYPYHGTATTLAAILPVSFLDRPFTDILKEITSHENIEKIRYCYYNPGPNDENIDPDFRWSHSMINSLSKIENKKYIGKTIHHCTVEYGYKDEIEFIAHLLKNEDGKVGIVGFNISPDDIIKIAQLPYSIVISDALYDESDTPHPRKMAAFTHFLKYYVRDLKIISLQEGIHKITQMPAKRLHFQRRGVLKEGYFADILIFDIDKLGDNSTFDNSNNLSTGMDYVLVNGKIAWKNEKLIGKYGEVLH from the coding sequence ATGTATATACTAATTAAAAATGGCTTGATTTATGATGGAACACTAGAAAACAAACCATTTATTGGGGATATTCTTATTAAAAATAATATTATTGAAAAGATAGATAAATGTATTACCTTTAAAGCTGCAAAAATTATAGATGCTGAAAATAAACTTGTAACTCCTGGATTCATTGATATTCATAGACATTGTGATCTTGCAGTTTTTAAAAAAAATTTCGGAGAACTTGAATTAGCTCAAGGAATTACTACTATAGGAACTGGAGTTTGTGGTTTTTCATTTGCTCCTTATACACAAAACTCAAAAAATCTATATGACTATTCTGTTCCAACACATGGTTATCCTGTAAATGATATTAAATATCCAAAATTAAGTGATTATATTGCTGATTTAAAAACTATAAATAAAGCTGTCAATATCTCAACATTGCAAGGTACTGGTTCTATCAGAGTTGCTGTAAAAGGATATAAACCTTCTGCCTTTACTGAATCAGAAATGAAAGAAGCCCAAAAATATATCAATGAAGCTATTTCTTGTGGAGTAAAAGGATTTTCATCTGGTTTAGTATATCTCCCTGAAGTATATAATACTGCAGAAGAAATGAAAAAATTATTTGCTCCATGTAAAGGAAAACAGTTGATTTATATGCCACATATGCGTGATGAAGCTTCAAGACTTGTAGAAGCAGTTAAGGAAAGTATTGAGATTGCTGAAGAAAATGAAATGTCTCTCCATATAAGTCATTTAAAAGCATTGGGTCCAGACAACTGGGGAAAAACTCTTGATAAAGCAATTAAGTTAATAGAGGAAGCCCAAGAAAAAAAAGGAATGGATATTACAGTAGATTTTTATCCTTATCATGGAACTGCTACTACTTTAGCTGCAATTCTTCCAGTTTCTTTTTTAGACAGACCTTTTACTGATATATTAAAAGAAATTACTTCTCATGAAAATATAGAAAAAATACGTTATTGCTATTATAATCCAGGGCCAAATGATGAAAATATTGATCCTGATTTTCGTTGGTCTCATTCTATGATCAACAGTCTTTCAAAAATAGAAAATAAAAAATATATAGGAAAAACCATTCACCATTGCACTGTTGAATATGGTTATAAAGATGAAATAGAATTTATTGCTCATTTACTTAAAAATGAAGATGGAAAAGTTGGAATTGTTGGTTTTAATATTTCTCCAGATGATATTATAAAAATTGCACAATTACCTTATTCAATTGTAATTTCTGATGCTCTATATGATGAAAGTGATACACCACATCCTAGAAAAATGGCTGCTTTTACACATTTTCTTAAATATTATGTCAGAGATTTAAAAATTATTTCATTACAAGAAGGAATTCATAAAATTACACAAATGCCTGCCAAAAGATTGCATTTTCAAAGACGAGGAGTTTTAAAAGAAGGATATTTTGCTGATATACTTATTTTTGATATTGATAAACTTGGAGATAACTCTACTTTTGATAACTCTAATAATCTTTCTACAGGAATGGATTATGTGCTGGTCAATGGGAAAATTGCATGGAAAAATGAAAAGTTAATTGGGAAATATGGAGAAGTTCTTCATTAA
- a CDS encoding 1-aminocyclopropane-1-carboxylate deaminase/D-cysteine desulfhydrase, whose protein sequence is MKIENLKKANVGYTNTPLEFMKILSQKLGKGNLYIKRDDMSGLALGGNKTRKLEYLIQYAIDNGYTALMTFGGVQTNHGRLTVAAAIKYGLKPILILKGKKPDYLSGNLLLDRLMGADIYFVDYSSVKNLSKSERQIAEKKFLKECTDNILKKYEAQGEKVLSIPVGGQGVIGSAGYAMFVPEIIKQMQEQNINAKYLICGYGSTGTFAGLWAGAKYFNAPFEIIGIPIEPDYCPIEETVKSINEISEYFDMGFTCQKEDIHLEIGNEPIPYGGTDYNEPDLETQKSIELMASSEAIILDPCYTGKVFRGFVDLIKKEIIPANENAILLHSGGAPGLFGKEHCDSLQSLLWSDEENDHVTVMKL, encoded by the coding sequence ATGAAAATAGAAAATTTGAAAAAAGCTAATGTTGGTTATACTAATACTCCACTTGAATTTATGAAAATACTTTCTCAAAAACTTGGTAAAGGAAATTTATATATTAAGCGAGATGATATGTCTGGATTAGCTTTAGGTGGTAATAAAACAAGAAAACTTGAATACTTGATTCAATATGCTATTGATAATGGCTACACTGCACTTATGACATTTGGTGGTGTACAGACAAATCATGGTAGATTGACAGTTGCTGCTGCCATAAAATATGGACTGAAACCTATTCTGATTTTGAAAGGGAAAAAACCTGATTATCTATCAGGAAATCTTCTCCTTGATAGATTGATGGGAGCTGATATTTATTTTGTTGATTATTCATCAGTTAAAAATTTATCAAAATCTGAACGTCAAATTGCTGAAAAAAAATTCTTAAAAGAATGTACAGATAATATTCTAAAAAAATATGAAGCTCAGGGAGAAAAAGTATTGAGTATTCCTGTTGGAGGACAGGGAGTTATTGGTTCCGCTGGATATGCAATGTTTGTCCCTGAAATTATAAAACAAATGCAGGAACAAAATATCAATGCTAAATATCTTATATGTGGTTATGGTTCAACAGGTACATTTGCTGGTTTATGGGCTGGTGCAAAATATTTTAATGCTCCTTTTGAAATTATTGGTATTCCAATAGAACCAGATTATTGTCCTATTGAAGAAACTGTAAAATCAATAAATGAAATAAGTGAATATTTTGATATGGGATTTACATGTCAGAAAGAGGATATCCATCTTGAAATTGGTAATGAACCAATTCCTTATGGAGGTACAGATTATAATGAACCTGATTTAGAAACTCAAAAAAGTATAGAGCTAATGGCTTCTTCAGAAGCAATTATACTTGATCCCTGCTATACTGGAAAAGTTTTTAGAGGGTTTGTGGATTTAATAAAAAAAGAAATAATTCCAGCAAATGAAAATGCAATATTACTTCACTCTGGTGGTGCTCCTGGTTTATTTGGAAAAGAACATTGTGATTCTTTACAAAGTTTATTATGGTCAGATGAAGAAAATGATCATGTAACAGTTATGAAATTATAA
- a CDS encoding Na+/H+ antiporter NhaC family protein: protein MKEKKLGGSAFIPMLVFLILYLGSGCYFTITGVSNAWNLFPRHAAIFIGIIVACLMYRQMPFETKIKKFCIAAGNDGVVMMCMIFLVAGAFAGVAKQMGGVASVVNLGLSFIPTSFVLPGIFIISSLVATAIGTSSGTLVAIAPIALAIAETTGTSIPMFFGAVYSGALFGDNLSIISDTTIAATKGAGCEMKDKFKMNFKIALPAAIVSAILYYITGSHITISSETLPYNILLILPYIYVIVAAVKGIDVFIVLVSGTFLAGIVGMFAGTMTMITFVQSIGTGMSGMMSTAIVAMLLRGLIGLIEEFGGIEWLIKVLRRNVKTRKGAEYCIGAMSGLLDFALINNTIAIMITAPIAKDIAEEHHISPKRNASLMDIFACAVHGLAPHAGGMLTLSGFYAALNPLEVVKYNFYCYFLILAVIITIQFGLLRTKEEKEYIKSQERV from the coding sequence ATGAAAGAAAAAAAATTAGGTGGATCTGCGTTTATTCCTATGTTAGTTTTTCTTATTCTTTATTTGGGCAGTGGATGCTATTTTACAATAACAGGTGTAAGTAATGCATGGAACTTATTTCCGCGCCATGCTGCAATATTTATTGGAATCATAGTGGCATGTCTTATGTATAGACAGATGCCTTTTGAAACAAAAATTAAGAAGTTTTGTATTGCAGCAGGAAATGATGGAGTAGTAATGATGTGTATGATTTTCTTAGTCGCAGGGGCTTTTGCAGGAGTAGCGAAACAAATGGGGGGAGTAGCCAGTGTTGTAAATTTAGGACTTTCTTTTATTCCAACAAGTTTTGTATTACCAGGAATTTTTATAATATCTTCACTTGTTGCAACTGCTATTGGTACTTCTTCAGGAACTCTTGTAGCTATTGCTCCGATTGCTCTTGCAATAGCTGAAACTACAGGAACAAGTATTCCTATGTTTTTTGGAGCTGTCTATAGTGGAGCTCTATTTGGTGATAATTTATCTATTATTTCAGACACAACTATAGCAGCAACTAAAGGTGCTGGTTGTGAAATGAAAGATAAGTTTAAAATGAATTTTAAGATTGCTCTGCCAGCAGCAATAGTTTCAGCAATACTTTATTATATAACAGGAAGTCATATAACTATCAGTTCAGAAACACTTCCATACAATATATTGCTTATTTTACCTTATATTTATGTAATAGTAGCAGCAGTAAAAGGAATAGATGTATTTATAGTTCTTGTGTCTGGAACATTCCTTGCAGGAATTGTTGGAATGTTTGCTGGAACTATGACAATGATAACATTTGTTCAATCAATTGGAACTGGAATGTCTGGAATGATGTCTACAGCAATAGTAGCAATGCTTTTAAGAGGTCTTATTGGATTGATTGAGGAATTTGGTGGAATTGAATGGCTTATAAAAGTACTTCGCAGAAATGTTAAAACTCGTAAAGGAGCAGAATATTGCATAGGGGCTATGTCAGGGTTATTAGATTTTGCACTTATTAATAATACGATTGCTATAATGATAACAGCACCTATAGCAAAAGATATTGCAGAAGAACATCATATTTCTCCTAAAAGAAATGCAAGTTTAATGGATATTTTTGCCTGTGCTGTTCATGGACTTGCTCCACATGCAGGGGGTATGTTGACACTTTCTGGTTTTTATGCAGCATTAAATCCTCTTGAAGTAGTTAAATATAATTTTTATTGTTATTTCTTAATTTTAGCAGTAATTATCACAATTCAATTTGGTTTACTTCGTACTAAAGAAGAAAAAGAGTATATAAAAAGTCAAGAAAGAGTTTAA